From Calothrix sp. PCC 6303, a single genomic window includes:
- a CDS encoding metallophosphoesterase family protein produces MKLVFDPAIADKINKMQQRVRWQDPLIVERGIDQTSLVLEDGDNKNPEFSFLVAGDSGSGSHRGHNPQREVAKLMIPHHQECRFMIHTGDVVYLVGSKEYYHQNFIKPYREFIVGGENHKDIRYDRICFQQPILPVLGNHDYYDLPALWQIISFITMPLRPLIQSRFDLDVGLHGSYQGDAYARAFLDYLKAYNLPAELTQHLDQYYTGQTHTGRCLRYTPGEFTRLPNRYYTFRYGGIDFFALDSNTFNDPDPIPKNQAGADYRQKIEQRRQSLQQQRDVILQTLTQLDLNKPDQAEQLDDCYAKVSQIEEMIVDIEKQLNSNQQTVTDTEQLEWLKNRLIESWNSSEVRGRIIFFHHPPYVTEATKWNQAQTKAVRQRLRGVFDDVAEVLGKIDRQIVDLVLNGHAHCLEHLQTLDTGHADSYIDWIVCGGSGFSLRRQRNEGRDISETFDDEGEKRERLVAKSQLFVGRNGEGSHRHRPYSCLRIDVQSGSVPKFVIRPMIAEWYRQKWHHWEVEPFVIDCNDKRAQG; encoded by the coding sequence ATGAAACTTGTTTTTGACCCAGCGATCGCAGATAAAATAAACAAGATGCAACAGCGTGTGCGCTGGCAAGATCCGCTCATTGTTGAGCGGGGAATTGACCAAACAAGTTTGGTACTAGAAGATGGTGACAATAAAAATCCGGAATTTTCCTTTTTAGTTGCTGGAGATAGCGGTTCTGGTTCCCACCGAGGACATAATCCTCAACGTGAAGTTGCTAAGTTAATGATTCCCCATCACCAAGAATGCCGTTTCATGATTCACACTGGTGATGTTGTTTACTTAGTTGGCTCTAAGGAATATTACCACCAAAATTTCATTAAACCCTATCGAGAGTTTATTGTTGGTGGTGAAAATCACAAAGATATTCGCTACGATAGGATCTGCTTTCAACAGCCTATTCTACCAGTTTTAGGTAATCACGATTACTACGACCTACCTGCTTTGTGGCAGATAATATCATTTATAACTATGCCACTTAGACCCCTCATTCAATCTAGATTTGATTTAGATGTGGGTTTACATGGCTCATACCAAGGTGATGCTTATGCTAGAGCTTTTCTTGATTATCTCAAAGCTTATAATTTACCCGCAGAATTAACCCAGCATCTTGATCAATATTACACTGGTCAAACCCATACAGGACGATGTTTACGTTATACACCAGGGGAATTCACCCGTTTACCTAACCGTTACTATACTTTTCGTTATGGGGGTATTGACTTTTTTGCCCTTGATTCTAATACTTTCAACGACCCAGATCCCATACCAAAAAATCAGGCAGGTGCAGATTATCGTCAAAAAATAGAGCAACGTCGTCAAAGTCTTCAACAGCAAAGAGATGTAATTCTTCAAACTTTAACGCAACTTGATTTAAATAAACCAGATCAAGCTGAACAACTTGATGATTGCTATGCCAAAGTATCGCAAATCGAAGAGATGATTGTCGATATCGAAAAACAGCTTAACAGCAATCAGCAAACAGTAACTGATACCGAACAATTAGAATGGTTGAAAAACAGGTTAATTGAATCGTGGAATTCCTCGGAAGTTCGCGGCAGAATCATCTTTTTTCATCATCCACCTTACGTTACTGAAGCTACGAAGTGGAATCAGGCACAGACAAAGGCTGTTAGACAGCGTTTACGTGGTGTTTTTGATGATGTTGCTGAAGTTTTGGGAAAAATTGACAGGCAAATTGTTGATTTAGTGCTGAATGGACATGCACATTGCCTGGAACATTTGCAAACTCTTGATACTGGACATGCTGATTCCTATATTGATTGGATTGTTTGCGGTGGAAGTGGCTTTAGTTTACGTCGTCAGCGTAATGAAGGTAGAGATATATCGGAAACATTTGATGATGAGGGTGAAAAACGAGAGCGCTTGGTAGCTAAGTCTCAACTTTTTGTTGGTCGAAATGGTGAAGGTTCCCATCGTCACCGACCTTATTCATGTTTACGAATTGATGTTCAATCTGGAAGCGTGCCGAAGTTTGTGATCCGTCCCATGATTGCTGAATGGTATCGGCAAAAATGGCATCATTGGGAGGTTGAACCATTTGTAATTGATTGTAATGATAAGAGAGCACAGGGATAA
- a CDS encoding CobW family GTP-binding protein, which produces MNTTTTPVDKLDLELPKRGMPVTIITGFLGSGKTTLLNQILKNKQDLKIAVLVNEFGDINIDSQLLVSVEQDMVELTNGCICCTINDGLVDAVYRVLEREEKIDYLVIETTGVADPLPIILTFLGTELRDLTRLDSVLTLVDAELFDAEHFHSEAALKQLTYADITLLNKTDLVSTEKLKALEDYIFTVKSGAKILHSSYGEVPLPLILGVNRNSHDEYSSEHHEHHHHEDHKHEHHHHEDAHHEHHEHEHHSNHLDNDGFVSFSFQCDRPFDVQKFETFLVEEMPEQVFRAKGILWFSDSELRHIFQLSGQRYDLHGDAWTTSPKNQIVFIGRNLNGDQISSQLYKCLL; this is translated from the coding sequence ATGAATACAACTACTACACCAGTTGATAAGCTAGATTTAGAGTTACCAAAACGGGGAATGCCTGTCACTATTATCACAGGTTTCCTAGGTAGTGGAAAAACAACGCTATTAAATCAAATCTTGAAAAATAAGCAGGATTTAAAAATAGCTGTCCTTGTGAATGAATTTGGTGATATAAATATTGACAGTCAGCTGCTTGTCTCGGTTGAACAAGATATGGTGGAACTGACTAACGGCTGTATTTGCTGTACGATCAATGATGGCTTGGTTGATGCTGTATACCGTGTTTTGGAACGTGAAGAAAAAATTGACTACTTAGTAATTGAAACTACTGGAGTTGCTGACCCATTACCAATTATTTTGACATTTTTAGGGACAGAATTAAGGGATTTAACACGCTTAGATTCAGTGCTTACACTAGTGGATGCAGAACTATTTGATGCTGAACATTTTCACAGCGAAGCTGCTTTAAAGCAACTTACATACGCTGATATCACTCTGTTGAACAAAACAGATTTAGTTAGCACAGAAAAGCTCAAAGCTTTGGAAGATTATATATTTACAGTTAAAAGCGGCGCAAAGATTCTCCATTCTTCCTATGGTGAGGTTCCATTACCTTTGATTTTGGGTGTGAACCGAAATTCCCATGATGAGTATTCGTCGGAACATCATGAACATCATCACCATGAAGATCATAAGCATGAACATCATCACCATGAGGATGCTCACCATGAACATCATGAGCATGAACATCATTCAAATCACCTAGATAATGACGGTTTTGTGTCGTTCTCCTTTCAATGCGATCGCCCTTTCGATGTACAGAAGTTTGAAACGTTCCTTGTGGAAGAAATGCCTGAGCAGGTTTTTCGGGCTAAAGGTATTCTCTGGTTTAGTGATAGCGAACTACGGCACATTTTTCAACTCAGTGGTCAACGTTACGATTTACACGGGGACGCTTGGACTACATCCCCAAAAAATCAGATCGTCTTTATTGGTAGAAACTTAAATGGGGATCAAATAAGTTCCCAGCTCTACAAATGTTTGCTATGA
- the folE gene encoding GTP cyclohydrolase I FolE — protein MTLSIRPELTSADQIISSLSKQQQDQPKVTDAEMMQAVRTLLIGLGEDPDREGLIDTPKRVMKALKFLTKGYNESLDELLNGAVFTEDANEMVLVRDIDIFSSCEHHILPIIGRVHIAYIPNGKVIGLSKLARICEMYARRLQVQERLTIQIADALQGLLKPQGVAVVVEATHMCMVMRGVQKPGSWTVTSAMRGVFAEDGRTREEFMNLIRHSPNFR, from the coding sequence ATGACTTTATCGATTCGTCCCGAGTTAACCTCTGCCGATCAGATTATTTCGTCTTTGTCCAAACAGCAGCAAGATCAGCCTAAAGTTACGGATGCAGAAATGATGCAAGCCGTACGTACTTTACTAATTGGTTTAGGGGAAGATCCCGATCGTGAAGGGCTAATAGATACTCCAAAAAGAGTAATGAAAGCCCTCAAGTTTCTGACAAAAGGGTACAATGAGTCCTTGGATGAACTCCTAAATGGAGCAGTATTTACCGAAGATGCCAATGAGATGGTATTGGTTCGGGACATCGATATATTTAGTTCTTGTGAGCATCATATCCTACCAATTATTGGTCGTGTCCACATCGCCTATATCCCCAACGGTAAAGTAATCGGTTTATCGAAACTAGCTCGAATTTGTGAAATGTATGCAAGACGCTTACAAGTTCAAGAACGTTTAACTATCCAAATTGCAGACGCACTCCAAGGATTGCTAAAACCCCAAGGTGTAGCAGTTGTGGTTGAAGCGACTCATATGTGTATGGTTATGCGCGGCGTGCAAAAGCCTGGTTCTTGGACAGTAACCAGTGCGATGCGCGGTGTATTTGCTGAAGATGGACGTACCCGCGAAGAATTTATGAATTTAATTCGCCATAGCCCCAACTTCAGATAA
- a CDS encoding pentapeptide repeat-containing protein, with product MDTNTLLNRYAAGERDFSGVILHQANLADADLRGANFGGADLSGVNLSHANLAGCVLNRANLTNAELSGANLNHANMSDTNLIGAQLIRANLEAAHLIRADLRSASLILANLTRSNLSEAELSGTDFSGAILSYANLTATNFNEAEIIGADLTGVVISQMEMSSERTHPGLSHKWVTWAG from the coding sequence ATGGATACCAATACCCTCCTAAATCGTTATGCCGCAGGCGAACGAGATTTCAGTGGAGTGATTTTGCATCAAGCTAATCTAGCAGATGCTGATTTGAGAGGTGCGAATTTTGGCGGTGCAGATCTGAGCGGCGTTAACCTGAGTCATGCTAATCTTGCTGGTTGTGTTCTCAATCGCGCCAATTTAACAAACGCCGAGTTGAGCGGGGCTAATTTAAACCATGCCAATATGAGTGATACTAACTTAATTGGCGCTCAATTAATCCGAGCTAATTTAGAAGCTGCTCATTTGATTCGGGCTGATTTACGTAGTGCTAGCTTAATTTTGGCGAATTTGACCCGTAGCAACCTGAGTGAAGCAGAATTAAGCGGGACAGATTTTAGTGGGGCAATTCTTTCTTATGCGAATTTGACTGCAACTAATTTTAATGAAGCTGAAATTATTGGGGCTGATTTAACTGGTGTAGTGATTTCTCAGATGGAAATGAGTAGTGAAAGAACCCATCCAGGTTTGTCTCACAAATGGGTAACTTGGGCTGGTTGA
- a CDS encoding S-layer homology domain-containing protein, translating into MFGRYNFKSGCAAFMALGVTAGMVAPLLTSTASFAQNSSSFSDVSSNYWAANFIQELSQRGIVAGFPDGRFKPDQEVTRAQFAAMLNKAFQKAPIRSGIRFADVPSNYWATSAIQNAYATGFMSGYPRNTFQPNQAIPRQQVLVSLANGLQYSPKGNVEETLQNFNDEGNIADYARSPIAAATENNVVVNYPNLKFLNPTQVTTRAQVAAFIYQALVSSNQASSINSPYIVSLGNAPDDNGGGVMQVLIPEGTTIPVKYENADKKKILVTRDETAPLTLTVSTNVVTDTGKVVIPAGTTVVGQLKPVKTQKGSQFVAQKLVLPSGQEYQINAQSQVITKTETVKKGSTTGAIAKNAVLGGAAAAAVSAVTGDRAVATEEVLGGIAIGGLIGLFFGKSSVDLIVINPDTDLEMTVNQNLQISLR; encoded by the coding sequence ATGTTTGGTCGTTATAATTTTAAATCTGGATGTGCTGCATTTATGGCTTTGGGAGTAACCGCAGGTATGGTTGCACCATTGTTAACATCAACTGCATCCTTTGCTCAAAATTCTAGTTCTTTTTCAGATGTTAGCTCCAATTATTGGGCTGCAAATTTCATTCAAGAATTGTCACAGCGGGGGATTGTTGCAGGTTTTCCAGATGGTCGTTTTAAACCAGATCAGGAAGTAACTCGCGCTCAATTTGCGGCAATGCTAAATAAAGCGTTCCAAAAAGCACCAATTCGTTCTGGAATTCGATTTGCTGATGTTCCTAGTAATTATTGGGCAACAAGCGCGATTCAAAATGCTTATGCGACTGGTTTCATGTCTGGGTATCCCAGAAATACTTTCCAACCAAATCAAGCTATTCCTCGTCAACAGGTGTTAGTTTCTTTGGCTAATGGTTTGCAATATTCACCTAAGGGTAATGTAGAAGAAACGTTACAAAATTTCAACGATGAAGGTAACATTGCAGACTATGCGCGATCGCCTATTGCCGCAGCTACTGAAAATAACGTTGTTGTTAACTATCCCAACCTCAAATTCCTCAACCCTACCCAAGTTACTACCCGCGCTCAAGTTGCAGCATTTATTTACCAAGCGTTAGTTAGCAGCAATCAAGCTTCTAGCATCAATTCACCTTACATCGTTTCCTTAGGCAATGCACCCGATGATAATGGTGGTGGAGTTATGCAGGTGTTGATTCCGGAAGGAACCACAATTCCTGTAAAATATGAAAATGCTGATAAGAAGAAGATTCTTGTTACTAGAGATGAAACAGCACCTTTGACTCTCACTGTTTCTACTAACGTGGTGACAGATACTGGTAAAGTGGTGATTCCTGCTGGAACCACTGTGGTGGGACAACTCAAACCAGTTAAAACTCAGAAAGGTTCCCAATTCGTTGCCCAAAAACTTGTTTTGCCTAGTGGACAAGAGTATCAAATTAATGCCCAATCACAAGTAATCACCAAAACTGAGACTGTGAAAAAAGGTAGCACTACAGGTGCAATTGCTAAAAATGCTGTCCTTGGTGGTGCTGCGGCTGCTGCTGTCTCTGCTGTAACTGGTGATAGAGCAGTTGCAACGGAAGAAGTTCTTGGTGGTATTGCTATCGGCGGATTGATTGGTCTGTTCTTTGGAAAGAGCAGTGTTGATTTGATTGTGATCAATCCAGATACAGATCTAGAAATGACCGTCAACCAAAACCTACAAATCTCTTTAAGATAG
- a CDS encoding hybrid sensor histidine kinase/response regulator, with protein sequence MFNQIDLEIQLQFIEETKQHLITIENILLGIRENQKIDIQEINIILRAAHSIKGGAAMINMDILSDLAHILEDNFKTLKTSKSQLKVDANIQNLFLNIVDRFRQIINLPIDSIDVEIPATQCYEMFNELHEILGDSELEDASTILATEDNSQDIIVLIFQTQVEECLQKVEVLLQEQPHNLRDELSTISSQLGGLGHMFDLANFLQLCESFTNQLKQSDSEDEVLKIGNLALESWRLSQVLVLKNKLDLLPTSLDNHGSIYPTPESPKVIDIPIFTPAKVEPTENTIRVPFTQLEEINNYSSELVVKRQQLSLKLEQLRHLAHYLNKQASDLERQQYEAKIATQNPLLHAFTVKIQEIATDIETHLEDTGRINYSLNKNTQQLQESLSKVLMRPLSEILERFPRVLYNLCNEHNKKAELKIVGADIRLERNILEALQEPLLHLLRNAFDHGIETPEQRHASGKSDTGIIEISATHQQNRTVITVSDDGRGVNLDKVRQRALNMGLDASLLEQASEKDILDLIFEPGFSTREEVSNLSGRGVGMDVVRSKVKEIGGEVILDTVEGMGTSFTLSVPLSLSVLRVLLLESDRMLVAVPSEAVAAIFLSPEERIVTIGEREYLSHQDEMLPLIRLNRYWQFNCPRYHQKNPKRKKSTSQVVVVIQQNHQVSALQVEHCCGEQQVEIRAIEGNLPLPIELSNCTILDDGRLVPMVNLDEILSREHQKVTTKQPPSLGARKSKPTVLLVDDSINIRRYLASTLEKAGYFVEQAEDGLDAWEKLQAGLIVNGIVCDVDMPRLDGYGLLAYLKSDSQLKRIPVTMLTSQTSDRYQKLAFQLGAKAYLFKPYNEYDLLNKLSEVISFS encoded by the coding sequence ATGTTCAATCAAATAGATTTAGAAATTCAACTACAGTTTATTGAAGAAACAAAACAACACCTAATAACAATAGAAAACATCTTATTAGGAATTAGAGAAAATCAAAAAATAGATATTCAAGAGATTAATATAATTCTGCGGGCTGCTCACTCCATTAAAGGAGGTGCAGCAATGATAAATATGGATATTTTAAGTGACTTAGCTCATATTTTAGAAGATAACTTTAAAACTTTAAAAACTAGCAAAAGTCAATTAAAAGTTGATGCAAATATTCAAAATTTATTTCTAAATATTGTTGATAGATTTCGACAAATTATTAATCTCCCAATTGACTCAATAGATGTAGAAATACCAGCTACTCAATGCTATGAGATGTTTAATGAACTCCATGAAATACTGGGAGATTCGGAGTTAGAAGATGCTTCAACCATCTTAGCAACAGAAGATAACTCCCAAGATATTATTGTTTTAATATTCCAAACCCAAGTGGAAGAATGTCTACAAAAAGTTGAAGTTTTATTACAAGAACAACCTCACAACTTACGTGATGAATTGTCTACAATTTCATCGCAGCTAGGTGGCTTAGGACACATGTTTGATCTAGCCAATTTTCTTCAGCTTTGCGAATCATTTACTAATCAACTCAAGCAAAGTGATAGTGAAGATGAAGTTTTGAAGATAGGTAATTTAGCTTTAGAATCTTGGCGATTATCACAGGTTTTAGTACTTAAAAATAAATTGGATTTATTGCCAACATCCTTAGATAATCATGGGTCTATTTATCCGACACCAGAAAGTCCAAAAGTAATTGATATTCCTATATTTACCCCTGCCAAAGTTGAACCAACTGAAAATACAATTCGCGTCCCGTTTACACAACTGGAAGAAATCAATAATTACTCCAGCGAATTAGTTGTTAAGCGTCAACAATTGAGCTTAAAACTGGAACAATTACGTCATCTAGCTCATTATTTAAATAAGCAAGCCTCTGACTTAGAAAGACAACAGTATGAGGCAAAAATAGCGACACAAAATCCTTTGCTACATGCTTTTACTGTAAAAATTCAAGAAATAGCTACAGATATTGAAACTCACCTGGAAGATACAGGCAGAATTAATTATTCATTAAATAAAAATACACAGCAACTACAAGAATCTCTTTCTAAAGTTTTAATGCGTCCTCTTTCGGAAATATTAGAACGTTTTCCCAGAGTTTTATACAATTTATGCAACGAACATAACAAGAAAGCAGAATTGAAAATAGTAGGTGCAGATATTCGTCTGGAACGTAATATTCTTGAAGCCTTACAAGAGCCATTATTACATCTTTTGCGAAACGCTTTTGATCATGGAATTGAAACCCCAGAACAACGTCATGCTAGTGGTAAATCAGACACTGGGATCATTGAAATTTCTGCTACTCACCAACAAAACCGTACAGTTATTACCGTATCTGACGATGGCAGGGGTGTTAATTTAGACAAAGTACGTCAACGGGCTTTGAATATGGGATTAGATGCATCATTATTAGAACAAGCCAGTGAGAAAGACATACTAGACTTAATATTTGAACCTGGATTCAGCACTCGTGAGGAAGTAAGTAACCTTTCTGGACGAGGTGTAGGTATGGACGTAGTACGAAGTAAAGTCAAAGAAATTGGCGGAGAGGTAATCCTTGATACAGTAGAAGGGATGGGAACTAGTTTTACACTGTCTGTTCCCTTAAGTTTATCGGTGTTACGGGTGTTGCTGCTAGAAAGCGATCGCATGTTGGTGGCAGTCCCTAGTGAAGCAGTAGCTGCCATATTTTTATCTCCAGAAGAGAGAATTGTCACAATTGGAGAACGAGAATATTTAAGTCACCAAGATGAGATGTTGCCGTTAATCCGCTTGAATCGTTACTGGCAATTTAATTGTCCTCGCTATCATCAAAAAAACCCTAAAAGAAAAAAATCAACTTCCCAAGTCGTGGTTGTAATTCAACAAAATCATCAAGTTTCCGCTTTACAAGTAGAGCATTGTTGTGGAGAACAGCAAGTAGAAATTCGAGCTATTGAAGGGAATTTACCTTTACCAATTGAGTTGAGTAACTGTACAATTTTGGATGATGGTCGTCTTGTACCAATGGTAAACCTTGATGAAATACTTTCCCGTGAGCATCAAAAGGTGACAACTAAACAACCTCCCTCTTTAGGTGCTAGAAAGTCGAAGCCGACAGTTTTACTAGTAGATGACTCAATCAATATTCGCCGCTATCTTGCCTCAACCTTAGAAAAAGCTGGATATTTTGTCGAACAAGCTGAAGATGGATTAGATGCTTGGGAAAAACTCCAAGCTGGTTTAATTGTCAATGGCATAGTTTGTGATGTTGATATGCCACGCTTAGATGGTTATGGGTTGCTTGCATATCTCAAGTCTGATTCACAATTGAAACGTATACCAGTAACTATGCTAACCTCCCAAACAAGCGATCGCTATCAAAAATTAGCCTTTCAACTGGGAGCTAAGGCATACCTGTTTAAACCCTATAATGAGTATGATTTGTTAAATAAGTTATCCGAAGTCATCAGTTTTTCTTGA